The proteins below are encoded in one region of Phaseolus vulgaris cultivar G19833 chromosome 1, P. vulgaris v2.0, whole genome shotgun sequence:
- the LOC137814637 gene encoding E3 ubiquitin-protein ligase PUB22: protein MDNDIDVPSFFLCPISLQIMKDPVTVSTGITYDRECIETWLFSRKNTTCPITKQPLTDYTDLTPNHTLRRLIQAWCTMNASHGIERIPTPKPPVNKTQISKLLKDASHSPLTCLRRLKSIASGSETNKRCMEAAGAVEFLASIVVNNNNDSSNGVDPNDGSGFELKTTASDEALSLLHTLDLSEQGLKTLISFRNGDFIESLTRVMQKGFFESRAYAVFLLKSMSEVADPVKLLHLRQELFVELVQVLKDQISTKTSKDIIQTLIQFSPWGRNRIKAVEAGTVPVLIELLLDCKDRKPCEMMLVLLEILCQCAEGRAELLSHGAGLAIVSKKILRVSTLANDRAVRILLCVSKFSATPHVVQEMLKLGVVAKLCLVLQVDSGNKAKEKAREILKLHARVWKNTPCIPNNMLSSYPAYA from the coding sequence ATGGACAACGACATCGATGTTCCTTCATTCTTCCTCTGCCCCATTTCTTTACAAATCATGAAGGACCCGGTCACGGTTTCAACGGGCATCACCTACGACCGTGAATGCATCGAAACGTGGCTCTTTTCTAGGAAAAATACCACATGCCCCATCACCAAACAACCCTTGACAGATTACACCGATCTCACCCCCAACCACACTCTTCGGAGACTCATCCAAGCCTGGTGTACAATGAACGCTTCTCACGGCATCGAAAGGATCCCAACTCCAAAACCTCCTGTAAACAAGACTCAGATTTCGAAGCTTCTCAAAGACGCTTCTCACTCCCCTCTCACATGCCTCCGAAGACTCAAATCCATCGCTTCGGGAAGCGAGACAAATAAGCGATGCATGGAAGCTGCGGGTGCTGTTGAGTTCCTAGCATCGATTGTAGTCAATAACAACAACGATTCTTCAAATGGGGTTGACCCAAATGATGGATCTGGATTCGAGTTGAAAACAACTGCAAGCGATGAAGCATTGAGCCTGCTTCACACTCTTGATTTATCTGAACAAGGGTTGAAGACTCTTATTAGCTTCAGAAACGGAGACTTTATTGAGTCTTTGACGAGAGTCATGCAGAAGGGGTTTTTTGAATCACGCGCTTATGCAGTTTTCTTGTTGAAATCTATGTCTGAAGTGGCTGATCCAGTGAAACTGTTGCATCTAAGACAAGAACTTTTCGTGGAACTAGTACAAGTCTTGAAGGATCAGATTTCAACAAAGACATCAAAGGATATCATTCAAACCTTAATCCAATTCTCTCCTTGGGGGAGGAACAGGATCAAGGCTGTGGAAGCCGGAACAGTTCCTGTTTTGATAGAGCTTCTTCTGGATTGCAAGGATAGAAAGCCTTGTGAGATGATGCTGGTGCTGTTGGAGATACTGTGCCAGTGTGCCGAAGGAAGAGCAGAACTATTGAGTCACGGAGCGGGTCTTGCCATTGTTTCAAAGAAGATTTTAAGAGTTTCGACATTGGCGAATGATAGGGCTGTTAGGATTCTTCTTTGTGTTTCCAAGTTCTCTGCGACTCCACATGTTGTTCAAGAGATGCTGAAACTGGGTGTGGTGGCGAAACTGTGCTTGGTGCTTCAGGTGGATAGCGGAAACAAGGCCAAGGAAAAGGCAAGAGAGATACTCAAATTGCATGCTCGGGTGTGGAAGAATACTCCATGCATACCCAACAATATGCTTTCTTCATACCCGGCTTATGCGTGA
- the LOC137816220 gene encoding dof zinc finger protein DOF3.5 translates to MERGWKANSVEISPNCPRCSCSNTKFCYYNNYSSTQPRYFCKGCRRYWTKGGSLRNVPIGGGCRKSRRGRYNKTLRQANSPVGHSDLRPSSSVMSDGPNIDIAQVYASFLNVKPDQVQTFCSPSPEYSSIINTDFGHSALSEEHGLTGRLHFHEQPTESYFSEDIGMYFCGLNSIQKHKEYSSSHDTTVTKTNFELPPLPGEDAETSHGNVLWSNSEMMVDHGLQATQWPLFEPEAYDADFLMGNCWSHFDLPRDASFSTP, encoded by the coding sequence ATGGAGAGAGGGTGGAAGGCTAATAGTGTTGAGATTTCACCGAACTGTCCCAGGTGTAGTTGTTCCAATACCAAGTTCTGCTACTACAATAACTACAGTTCAACTCAACCACGGTACTTTTGCAAGGGCTGCAGAAGGTACTGGACCAAAGGAGGATCCCTCCGCAACGTACCAATTGGTGGTGGCTGCCGCAAAAGTAGAAGGGGTAGATATAATAAGACCTTAAGACAAGCCAATAGCCCAGTTGGGCATTCTGATTTAAGGCCTTCTTCTTCAGTGATGTCTGATGGGCCAAATATTGATATAGCTCAAGTCTATGCAAGTTTTCTCAACGTGAAGCCAGATCAAGTGCAAACATTTTGCTCTCCTTCTCCTGAGTATTCAAGCATAATTAACACTGATTTTGGCCACAGTGCTTTGTCTGAAGAGCACGGTCTTACCGGGCGCTTGCATTTTCATGAACAGCCCACAGAATCCTATTTTAGTGAGGATATCGGAATGTACTTTTGTGGGTTGAACTCTATTCAGAAGCATAAAGAATATAGTAGCAGTCATGATACAACagttacaaaaacaaattttgagttGCCCCCATTACCAGGTGAAGATGCAGAAACCTCACATGGTAATGTGTTGTGGTCCAATTCTGAGATGATGGTAGATCATGGTTTGCAAGCCACCCAATGGCCCCTTTTTGAACCAGAAGCTTATGATGCAGACTTCTTAATGGGTAACTGTTGGAGCCACTTCGATTTGCCAAGGGATGCTTCTTTTTCCACGCcttga